Proteins from a single region of Acidovorax sp. NCPPB 3576:
- a CDS encoding PAS domain-containing hybrid sensor histidine kinase/response regulator yields the protein MSRPDLSLLLPPGSENPPEPPPPERRAPAHRAEGPVAALIGELRAYQAELEVQNKVLRYSQAAAESASERFETLFASVPLSLMVLDEHDMVVQANSMAHRSFQPTETDRPVTSLMPFVSVDDAERVREAFAQARELGHSEATEVVFPVGSGGTITGDLHIARIEAPQESGPPVLQFLCAVIDQGPLLTERQALQQSAQALQERNAQLHASERRLEAVINSALDAILCVDQNQRITVFNPTAAALFQCATADAMGSRLDRFLPDAAQALAFAQLTTQAVLGEMVACTASGKELAVEVSMSFERHAEGETTTVFARDLTGRKKAEAHRSELEAQLRESHKMQAVGTMAGGIAHDFNNILSAILGNVELAKADCDAASPVLESLHEIDKAGRRARDLVRQILTFSRNEPPQRTAVSVHDAMHDTERLLRVTLPPAIELHMRLDAGLPPVLADATQVEQALLNLCTNAIHAIGEARGIVSMQASALEPDLRLCERLGLPLGEYVALTVVDNGPGIDAATQQRIFEPFFTTKPVGQGTGLGLAVVHGVMRTHGGAVDVHSAPGEGSRFTLYFPVAPDSVASAPPHTPPAAAPQPVQAADERMRHVMYVDDDEALVFLVRRLLRRRGYQVTGFTDPHEATEALRADPHAYDLLVTDYNMPGYCGVDLVREAKRIRPELPVALASGHVTAEIEQSALAEGASALIHKPNDVEELCATVHQLVHGTAEGPDDPADGGRH from the coding sequence ATGAGCCGTCCTGATCTTTCGCTCCTTCTGCCCCCCGGTTCGGAGAACCCGCCCGAGCCCCCCCCGCCCGAGCGCCGCGCACCGGCGCACCGGGCCGAGGGCCCCGTGGCCGCGCTCATCGGCGAACTGCGTGCCTACCAGGCCGAGCTGGAGGTGCAGAACAAGGTGCTGCGCTACAGCCAGGCCGCGGCGGAAAGCGCCTCCGAGCGCTTCGAGACGCTGTTCGCCAGCGTGCCGCTGTCGCTCATGGTGCTTGACGAGCACGACATGGTGGTGCAGGCCAACTCGATGGCGCACCGCTCCTTCCAGCCCACCGAAACCGACCGTCCCGTCACCTCGCTCATGCCGTTCGTGAGCGTGGACGATGCCGAGCGGGTGCGCGAGGCCTTCGCCCAGGCGCGCGAACTCGGCCACAGCGAAGCGACCGAGGTGGTGTTCCCGGTCGGATCGGGCGGCACCATCACTGGCGACCTGCACATCGCCCGCATCGAGGCGCCGCAGGAAAGCGGCCCGCCGGTGCTGCAATTCCTGTGCGCCGTGATCGACCAGGGCCCGCTGCTCACCGAGCGCCAGGCGCTGCAGCAAAGCGCCCAGGCCCTGCAGGAGCGCAATGCCCAGTTGCATGCCAGCGAGCGCCGGCTGGAGGCCGTGATCAATTCCGCCCTGGACGCCATCCTGTGCGTGGACCAGAACCAGCGCATCACCGTCTTCAACCCCACGGCGGCGGCGCTGTTCCAATGCGCCACGGCCGACGCCATGGGCAGCCGGCTCGACCGCTTCCTGCCCGATGCGGCGCAGGCGCTGGCGTTCGCGCAGCTCACCACGCAGGCCGTGCTGGGCGAGATGGTGGCCTGCACCGCCAGCGGCAAGGAGCTGGCGGTGGAGGTGAGCATGTCGTTCGAGCGCCATGCCGAGGGCGAGACCACCACCGTGTTCGCGCGCGACCTGACCGGCCGCAAGAAGGCCGAGGCCCACCGCAGCGAGCTGGAAGCGCAACTGCGCGAATCGCACAAGATGCAGGCCGTGGGCACCATGGCCGGCGGCATCGCGCACGACTTCAACAACATCCTGAGCGCCATCCTGGGCAACGTCGAGCTGGCCAAGGCCGACTGCGACGCCGCATCGCCCGTGCTGGAGAGCCTGCACGAGATCGACAAGGCCGGCCGCCGCGCGCGCGACCTGGTACGCCAGATCCTCACCTTCAGCCGCAACGAGCCGCCCCAGCGCACCGCCGTGAGCGTGCACGACGCCATGCACGACACCGAGCGGCTGCTGCGCGTGACCCTGCCGCCCGCCATCGAGCTGCACATGCGCCTGGATGCGGGTCTGCCGCCCGTGCTGGCCGATGCCACCCAGGTCGAGCAGGCGCTGCTCAACCTGTGCACCAACGCCATCCATGCGATCGGCGAGGCGCGCGGCATCGTCAGCATGCAAGCCTCGGCCCTGGAGCCCGACCTTCGGCTGTGCGAGCGCCTGGGGCTGCCGCTCGGAGAATACGTGGCGCTGACCGTGGTGGACAACGGCCCGGGCATCGACGCGGCCACGCAGCAGCGCATCTTCGAGCCCTTCTTCACCACCAAGCCCGTGGGCCAGGGCACCGGCCTGGGCCTGGCCGTGGTGCACGGCGTGATGCGAACGCACGGCGGCGCGGTGGACGTGCACAGCGCTCCCGGCGAGGGCAGCCGCTTCACGCTGTACTTCCCCGTGGCGCCCGACTCGGTGGCGAGCGCCCCGCCCCACACGCCCCCCGCCGCCGCGCCGCAGCCGGTGCAGGCCGCCGACGAACGCATGCGCCACGTGATGTACGTGGACGACGACGAGGCGCTGGTGTTCCTGGTGCGCCGCCTGCTGCGCCGCCGCGGCTACCAGGTGACCGGCTTCACCGATCCGCACGAAGCCACCGAGGCCCTGCGCGCCGACCCGCACGCCTACGACCTGCTGGTGACCGACTACAACATGCCCGGCTACTGCGGCGTGGATCTGGTGCGCGAAGCCAAGCGCATCCGGCCCGAACTGCCGGTGGCGCTGGCGTCGGGCCACGTGACGGCGGAGATCGAACAATCGGCCCTGGCCGAGGGCGCCAGCGCGCTCATCCACAAGCCCAACGACGTGGAAGAGCTTTGCGCCACCGTGCACCAGCTGGTGCACGGCACGGCCGAAGGCCCCGATGACCCGGCGGATGGCGGACGCCATTGA
- a CDS encoding MFS transporter, which produces MTPSQKDPRAALFRNTDFRWMASGSALTMLGDQFTLIALPWLVLQMTGDTLVLGTVLALMSVPRALFILIGGALVDRHSPKRVLMLTKYTNLALLALLSGLVLSGTLALWMVYALSLAIGLATAFSIPAGTAMLPHVVPRAQLQAANGISLGIRQLTMFLGPLLAGLLIALLGDGNRLAGHSADATGIGIAFGLDALSFGISAWTLGKVRPLSRTPEAPDEVRDATGARRAAPQAVLASVAQGLVHFWRDRELRTCFLYWSAVAVLIMGPLHIAMPVLASSMPTLGAAAFGTLLGAHGAGTLAGMVASGLFPRLRWGSLGMTLLAFDAAIGLLFIPMGWIDAIWQGAALMLAIGLLGGFMQVRVFTWIQQRVPPALIGRAMALFMFIFMGLAPLSAAITGWLMKSVSLAQLFVGSGGTLVVLAALAFAFTPLRQVNDAPGAAR; this is translated from the coding sequence ATGACCCCCTCGCAAAAAGACCCGCGCGCTGCGCTTTTCCGAAATACCGATTTCCGCTGGATGGCCAGCGGCTCTGCCCTCACCATGCTGGGCGACCAGTTCACGCTGATCGCGCTGCCCTGGCTCGTGCTGCAGATGACGGGCGATACCCTGGTGCTGGGCACCGTGCTCGCCCTCATGAGCGTGCCGCGCGCGCTGTTCATCCTGATCGGCGGCGCCCTGGTGGACCGCCACTCGCCCAAGCGGGTGCTGATGCTCACCAAATACACCAACCTGGCGTTGCTGGCCCTGCTCAGCGGCCTGGTGCTGAGCGGCACGCTCGCGCTGTGGATGGTGTATGCGCTCTCGTTGGCGATCGGCCTGGCGACGGCCTTCAGCATTCCGGCGGGCACGGCCATGCTGCCGCACGTGGTGCCGCGTGCGCAGCTGCAGGCCGCCAACGGCATCAGCCTGGGCATACGCCAGCTCACGATGTTCCTCGGGCCGCTGCTGGCCGGCCTGCTGATCGCACTGCTCGGCGACGGCAACCGCCTGGCCGGCCACAGCGCCGACGCGACCGGCATCGGCATCGCCTTCGGGCTCGATGCGCTGAGCTTCGGCATTTCGGCGTGGACGCTGGGCAAGGTGCGTCCGCTTTCGAGAACACCCGAAGCACCTGATGAGGTACGGGATGCCACCGGCGCGCGCCGCGCGGCCCCGCAAGCGGTTCTGGCCTCGGTGGCGCAGGGCCTGGTGCATTTCTGGCGCGACCGCGAACTGCGCACCTGCTTTCTCTACTGGAGCGCCGTGGCGGTGCTCATCATGGGGCCGCTTCACATCGCCATGCCGGTGCTTGCCAGCAGCATGCCCACGCTGGGCGCCGCCGCCTTCGGCACCTTGCTGGGCGCCCATGGCGCGGGCACGCTGGCAGGCATGGTGGCCTCGGGCCTGTTTCCCCGCCTGCGCTGGGGCAGCCTGGGCATGACGCTGCTGGCGTTCGACGCCGCCATCGGCCTGCTGTTCATACCCATGGGCTGGATCGACGCCATCTGGCAAGGGGCCGCACTGATGCTGGCCATCGGACTGCTGGGCGGCTTCATGCAGGTGCGCGTGTTCACCTGGATACAGCAGCGCGTGCCGCCCGCGCTGATCGGCCGGGCCATGGCGCTTTTCATGTTCATCTTCATGGGCCTGGCCCCGCTCTCGGCGGCCATCACGGGCTGGCTGATGAAAAGCGTCTCGCTCGCCCAGCTGTTCGTGGGCAGCGGCGGCACGCTGGTGGTGCTGGCCGCGCTCGCCTTCGCGTTCACGCCGCTGCGGCAGGTGAACGACGCGCCAGGCGCGGCGCGCTGA
- a CDS encoding MerR family transcriptional regulator: MLLQVGELARRTALTVRTLHHYDEIGLLKPSGRSDAGYRLYSQADVQRLHGIQTLRQMGLPLSDIAGLLAGGGMAPEQLIGQQIRALDQQIAQATELRGRLSLLRDGLVAGAEPDMGNWLQALALMATYGKYFSAAELKHIFSNWNRIEADLLVVKEQVRRAMDQGQPVDAPEVQSLAYRWMALMLHWMGGDIDLLERWGHMFRTEPSTQGRNHAPPGDMIRYIESAIQLRMDLLLKYMDRDDLRQLGHVHHTQWQQLEQEVQQLVDQRVPPAHPRARAAATHWDALFGTLCCNDAGLRAKLMRASASEPLLRAGSPLSEPVRNYLHAVPRLPAAAPSPS, translated from the coding sequence ATGCTGCTCCAGGTCGGCGAGCTGGCCCGGCGCACCGCACTCACGGTGCGCACCTTGCACCACTACGACGAGATCGGGCTGCTGAAGCCCTCGGGCCGGTCGGACGCAGGCTATCGGCTGTACAGCCAGGCCGACGTGCAACGGCTGCACGGCATCCAGACGCTGCGCCAGATGGGGTTGCCGCTCAGCGACATCGCGGGCCTGCTCGCGGGCGGCGGCATGGCGCCAGAGCAACTCATCGGGCAGCAGATCCGCGCGCTGGACCAGCAGATCGCGCAGGCCACCGAGCTGCGCGGCCGCCTGTCCCTGCTGCGGGACGGCCTGGTGGCCGGCGCCGAGCCCGACATGGGCAACTGGCTGCAGGCGCTGGCGCTCATGGCCACCTACGGAAAGTACTTCAGCGCGGCCGAGCTCAAGCACATCTTCTCCAACTGGAACCGGATCGAAGCCGACTTGTTGGTGGTCAAGGAGCAAGTGCGCCGCGCCATGGACCAGGGACAGCCGGTCGATGCGCCCGAGGTGCAGTCGCTCGCGTATCGCTGGATGGCGCTGATGCTGCACTGGATGGGCGGCGACATCGACCTGCTGGAACGCTGGGGCCACATGTTCCGCACCGAGCCCAGCACCCAGGGACGCAACCACGCGCCGCCGGGCGACATGATCCGCTACATCGAATCGGCCATCCAGCTGCGCATGGACCTGCTGCTCAAGTACATGGACCGCGATGACCTGCGCCAGTTGGGCCACGTGCACCACACGCAGTGGCAGCAGCTGGAGCAAGAGGTGCAGCAGTTGGTGGACCAGCGCGTTCCCCCGGCCCATCCGCGCGCGCGTGCGGCCGCCACGCATTGGGACGCCCTGTTCGGCACCCTTTGCTGCAACGACGCCGGGCTGCGCGCCAAGCTGATGCGCGCATCAGCCAGCGAGCCCCTGCTGCGCGCCGGCTCTCCCTTGAGCGAGCCCGTGCGCAACTACCTGCACGCCGTGCCGCGCCTGCCGGCCGCCGCGCCATCGCCCTCCTGA
- a CDS encoding FKBP-type peptidyl-prolyl cis-trans isomerase, producing MAQTAPVTLPSGLVYESLKEGTGTSPKATDTVKVHYKGTLPDGKEFDSSYKRGEPTEFPLNRVIPCWTEGVQRMKPGGKAKLTCPPAIAYGERGAGGVIPPNATLNFEIELISVR from the coding sequence ATGGCGCAGACCGCCCCCGTCACCCTGCCCAGCGGGCTGGTGTATGAGTCGCTGAAAGAAGGCACCGGCACCTCGCCCAAGGCCACGGACACCGTCAAGGTGCACTACAAGGGCACGCTGCCGGACGGCAAGGAGTTCGACAGCTCCTACAAGCGCGGCGAACCCACCGAGTTTCCGCTCAACCGCGTCATCCCCTGCTGGACCGAAGGCGTGCAGCGCATGAAGCCCGGCGGCAAGGCCAAGCTGACCTGCCCGCCGGCCATCGCCTATGGCGAGCGCGGCGCGGGCGGCGTCATTCCCCCCAATGCCACGCTGAACTTCGAAATCGAGCTGATCTCGGTCCGCTGA
- the gcvP gene encoding aminomethyl-transferring glycine dehydrogenase produces the protein MLMQSALPLGALENATEFLPRHIGIDGADEQHMLSTIGEASRRALVDSIVPRSIARSRAMDLPPATTEAAALAELKAIAAQNQVLRSFIGQGYHGTHTPGVILRNILENPAWYTAYTPYQAEISQGRMEALVNFQTMVCDLTGMPIANASMLDEATAAAEAMTLAKRSVKSKSMRFVVAGDAHPQTIEVIQTRAAPLGIEVVLANSLAEWNDALDGDYFAVLAQYPATSGRIDDLAADAAKAHAKGAAFIAAADLLALTLIAPPGEWGADIVVGTTQRLGMPMGAGGPHAAFMACRDEYKRSLPGRLVGVSVDVHGKPAYRLALQTREQHIRREKATSNICTAQVLPAVVASMYAVYHGPQGLTRIAQRVAAYTAILAKGLEQLGAPLRPQACFDTLSLHTEGATKKIAARAVSMGANLRIYFEEYLCISLDETTTRADIELLWKVFAQDGQTLPTVAAFEKGVEPLIPTALRRTSAFLTHPVFNTHHSETGMLRYIRQLSDKDLALDRSMIPLGSCTMKLNATSEMIPITWPEFANVHPFAPADQQQGYRLLDEQLRAWLCEATGYAGISLQPNAGSQGEYAGLLAIKAYHAAQGEGHRNICLIPSSAHGTNPASAQMVGMQVVVTACDANGNVDLADLRAQCERHSAHLACVMITYPSTHGVFETQVKELCALVHQHGGRVYVDGANMNALVGVAAPGEFGGDVSHLNLHKTFCIPHGGGGPGVGPVCVVADLVPYLPGHRTAAEQGALRAESTAANGVGAVSSAPLGNAAVLPISWMYIRMMGAEGLQAATETAILSANYISARLKDHYPTLYASANGHVAHECILDLRGLKETSGVMAEDVAKRLIDYGFHAPTLSFPVPNTLMVEPTESETLSELDRFIDAMIAIREEIRQIESGAWPQDDNPLKHAPHTAESLLTQQWTRPYARETAAFPVDALRRSKYWSPVGRVDNVWGDRNLSCSCIPVSDYA, from the coding sequence ATGCTGATGCAATCCGCCCTGCCGCTTGGCGCGCTTGAAAACGCCACCGAGTTCCTGCCCCGCCACATCGGCATCGACGGGGCGGACGAACAGCACATGCTCTCCACCATCGGCGAGGCCTCGCGCCGCGCGCTGGTGGACAGCATCGTGCCGCGCTCCATCGCGCGCAGCCGGGCGATGGACCTGCCGCCCGCCACCACGGAAGCCGCGGCGCTGGCCGAGCTGAAGGCCATCGCCGCGCAGAACCAGGTGCTGCGCAGCTTCATCGGCCAGGGCTACCACGGCACGCACACGCCGGGCGTCATCCTGCGCAACATCCTGGAGAACCCCGCCTGGTACACGGCCTACACGCCCTACCAGGCCGAGATCTCGCAGGGCCGCATGGAGGCGCTGGTCAACTTCCAGACCATGGTGTGCGACCTCACGGGCATGCCCATCGCCAATGCGTCGATGCTGGACGAGGCCACGGCCGCCGCCGAGGCCATGACGCTGGCCAAGCGCTCGGTCAAATCGAAAAGCATGCGCTTCGTCGTGGCCGGCGATGCGCATCCGCAGACCATCGAGGTGATCCAGACGCGCGCCGCGCCACTGGGCATCGAGGTGGTGCTGGCCAACTCGCTGGCCGAGTGGAATGACGCGCTGGACGGCGACTATTTCGCCGTGCTGGCGCAGTACCCCGCCACCAGCGGCCGCATCGACGATCTGGCGGCCGATGCTGCCAAGGCCCATGCCAAGGGCGCGGCCTTCATCGCCGCGGCCGACCTGCTGGCCCTCACCCTCATCGCGCCGCCCGGCGAATGGGGCGCCGACATCGTGGTGGGCACCACGCAGCGCTTGGGCATGCCCATGGGCGCGGGCGGCCCGCACGCTGCCTTCATGGCCTGCCGCGACGAATACAAGCGCTCCCTGCCCGGCCGCCTGGTCGGCGTGAGCGTGGACGTGCACGGCAAGCCCGCCTACCGCCTGGCGCTGCAGACGCGCGAGCAGCACATCCGCCGCGAAAAGGCCACGTCCAACATCTGCACGGCCCAGGTGCTGCCCGCCGTGGTGGCCAGCATGTACGCCGTGTACCACGGCCCCCAGGGCCTCACGCGCATTGCGCAGCGCGTGGCCGCCTACACCGCCATCCTGGCCAAGGGACTGGAGCAACTGGGCGCGCCGCTGCGCCCGCAGGCCTGCTTCGACACGCTGTCGCTGCACACTGAGGGCGCTACAAAAAAAATAGCTGCCCGCGCAGTCTCCATGGGCGCCAACCTGCGAATCTACTTTGAAGAGTATCTGTGCATCTCGCTCGACGAAACCACCACGCGCGCCGACATCGAGCTGCTGTGGAAGGTCTTCGCCCAGGACGGCCAGACACTGCCCACGGTCGCCGCGTTCGAAAAGGGCGTAGAGCCGCTGATTCCCACCGCGCTGCGCCGCACCAGCGCCTTCCTCACGCACCCGGTGTTCAACACCCACCATTCCGAGACCGGCATGCTGCGCTACATCCGCCAGCTGTCCGACAAGGACCTGGCGCTGGACCGCAGCATGATCCCGCTGGGCAGCTGCACCATGAAGCTGAACGCGACCAGCGAGATGATCCCCATCACCTGGCCTGAGTTCGCCAACGTGCACCCCTTCGCCCCGGCCGACCAGCAGCAGGGCTACCGCCTGCTCGACGAGCAGTTGCGCGCCTGGCTGTGCGAGGCCACGGGCTACGCCGGCATCAGCCTGCAGCCCAACGCGGGCTCGCAGGGCGAATACGCCGGCCTGCTGGCCATCAAGGCCTACCACGCGGCCCAGGGCGAGGGCCACCGCAACATCTGCCTGATCCCCAGCAGCGCGCACGGCACCAACCCCGCCAGCGCGCAGATGGTGGGCATGCAGGTGGTGGTGACGGCCTGCGACGCCAACGGCAACGTGGACCTGGCCGACCTGCGCGCCCAATGCGAGCGGCACAGCGCCCACCTGGCCTGCGTGATGATCACCTACCCCAGCACGCACGGCGTGTTCGAGACGCAGGTGAAGGAGCTGTGCGCGCTGGTGCATCAGCACGGCGGGCGCGTGTACGTGGACGGCGCCAACATGAACGCCCTGGTGGGCGTGGCCGCCCCCGGCGAGTTCGGCGGCGACGTGAGCCACCTGAACCTGCACAAGACCTTCTGCATCCCGCACGGCGGCGGCGGCCCTGGCGTCGGCCCCGTGTGCGTGGTGGCCGACCTGGTGCCCTACCTGCCGGGCCACCGCACCGCGGCCGAGCAAGGCGCGCTGCGCGCCGAATCGACCGCCGCCAACGGCGTGGGCGCAGTCAGCTCCGCCCCGCTGGGCAATGCCGCCGTGCTCCCGATCAGCTGGATGTACATCCGCATGATGGGCGCCGAGGGCCTGCAGGCCGCGACCGAGACGGCCATCCTGTCGGCCAACTACATCAGCGCGCGCCTGAAGGACCACTACCCCACGCTTTACGCGAGCGCCAACGGCCACGTGGCACACGAGTGCATCCTGGACCTGCGGGGCCTGAAGGAAACCAGCGGCGTGATGGCCGAGGACGTGGCCAAGCGCCTGATCGACTACGGTTTCCATGCGCCCACGCTGTCGTTCCCGGTGCCCAACACGCTGATGGTGGAGCCCACCGAGAGCGAAACGCTGTCCGAGCTGGACCGCTTCATCGACGCGATGATCGCCATCCGCGAGGAGATCCGGCAGATCGAATCCGGCGCCTGGCCGCAGGACGACAACCCGCTCAAGCACGCGCCGCACACGGCCGAGAGCCTGCTCACGCAGCAGTGGACGCGGCCCTACGCCCGCGAGACCGCGGCCTTTCCGGTGGACGCCTTGCGCCGCAGCAAGTACTGGTCGCCGGTCGGCCGCGTGGACAACGTCTGGGGCGACCGCAACCTGTCGTGCAGCTGCATTCCGGTGAGCGACTACGCGTGA
- the gcvH gene encoding glycine cleavage system protein GcvH produces MTVQYSRDHEWINATDANAAVVGITVHAQDALGDVVFVDLPEVGKTFAQGEVAGVVESVKAAADVYMPVSGEVVEVNEALRADPSLANSDPLNAGWFFKVKLSEPAQLSGLMDETAYTDFAKNA; encoded by the coding sequence ATGACCGTTCAATATTCCCGCGATCACGAGTGGATCAACGCCACCGACGCCAACGCCGCCGTGGTCGGCATCACCGTCCATGCACAGGATGCGCTGGGCGACGTGGTGTTCGTCGATCTGCCCGAAGTCGGCAAGACCTTCGCGCAGGGCGAAGTGGCCGGCGTGGTCGAGTCCGTCAAGGCAGCGGCCGATGTGTACATGCCCGTCTCCGGCGAGGTGGTGGAAGTGAACGAGGCGCTGCGCGCCGATCCGTCGCTCGCCAACTCCGACCCCTTGAACGCCGGCTGGTTCTTCAAGGTCAAGCTGTCCGAGCCGGCCCAGCTGTCCGGGCTGATGGACGAAACGGCCTACACCGATTTCGCCAAGAACGCCTGA
- the gcvT gene encoding glycine cleavage system aminomethyltransferase GcvT, which translates to MSADAPLLATPLNALHLELGARMVPFAGYSMPVQYPAGLMAEHLHTRQAAGLFDVSHMGQLRLVGSEAAATFESLIPVDVIDLPVGKQRYGLLLNDDGGIIDDLMFIKQGEGDIFVIVNGACKAGDIAHIKARIGQHCEVVPMPDHALLALQGPQAVTALSRLAPGIEQLVFMTGGRYDIAGCNAFVTRSGYTGEDGFEISVPASQAETLARALLAQPEVKPIGLGARNSLRLEAGLCLYGNDIDTTTTPPEAGLNWAIQKVRRTGGARAGGFPGAAKVLAQIDDPANLARKRVGLTALERVPVREHTPLQSTEGEALGEVTSGLLGPSVNQPIAMAYVPPALAAIGTRVQAIVRGKPVPMQVCAMPFVAPRYYRG; encoded by the coding sequence ATGTCCGCCGACGCCCCCCTGCTCGCCACCCCGCTCAACGCCCTGCACCTCGAACTCGGGGCCCGCATGGTGCCGTTCGCCGGGTATTCCATGCCCGTGCAATACCCCGCCGGCCTGATGGCGGAACACCTGCATACGCGCCAGGCCGCCGGCCTGTTCGACGTGTCGCACATGGGCCAGTTGCGACTGGTGGGCAGCGAGGCTGCGGCCACCTTCGAATCCCTCATTCCGGTGGACGTGATCGACCTGCCCGTGGGCAAGCAGCGCTACGGCCTGCTGCTGAACGACGATGGCGGCATCATCGACGACCTGATGTTCATCAAGCAGGGCGAGGGCGACATCTTCGTGATCGTGAACGGCGCATGCAAGGCCGGCGACATCGCGCACATAAAGGCCCGCATCGGCCAGCACTGCGAGGTCGTTCCCATGCCCGACCACGCCCTGCTGGCGCTGCAGGGCCCGCAGGCCGTCACCGCGCTGTCGCGGCTGGCGCCCGGCATCGAGCAGCTCGTCTTCATGACCGGCGGACGCTACGACATCGCGGGCTGCAATGCCTTCGTCACCCGCAGCGGATACACGGGCGAGGACGGGTTCGAGATTTCGGTGCCCGCATCGCAGGCCGAGACGCTGGCCCGCGCCCTGCTCGCGCAGCCCGAGGTGAAGCCGATCGGCCTGGGTGCCCGCAACTCGCTGCGCCTGGAAGCGGGCCTGTGCCTGTACGGCAACGACATCGACACCACCACCACGCCCCCCGAGGCCGGCCTGAACTGGGCCATCCAGAAGGTGCGCCGCACGGGCGGCGCGCGGGCCGGTGGCTTTCCCGGCGCGGCCAAGGTGCTGGCCCAGATCGACGACCCGGCCAACCTGGCGCGCAAGCGCGTGGGCCTCACGGCGCTGGAGCGCGTGCCCGTGCGGGAACACACCCCGCTGCAAAGCACGGAGGGCGAGGCCCTCGGCGAGGTCACCAGCGGCCTCCTCGGCCCGAGCGTGAACCAGCCCATCGCCATGGCCTACGTGCCCCCGGCCCTGGCCGCCATCGGCACGCGCGTGCAGGCCATCGTGCGCGGCAAGCCGGTGCCCATGCAGGTGTGCGCGATGCCGTTCGTGGCGCCGCGCTACTACCGCGGCTGA
- a CDS encoding Lrp/AsnC family transcriptional regulator, with the protein MDRLDRKILSVLQSDARASLQEIGNAVGLSPSPCWGRIKKMEEAGVIEGYTVRINPKALDLNDTVLVQVTLDSHSDNTLEKFGETLASIPEVIEAHLVSGDYDYLLRVVVKDTRDYERLLREKLYKIKGIRHSRSSFVLRTLKRADLPLFAQ; encoded by the coding sequence ATGGACCGCCTTGACAGAAAAATTCTCTCCGTCCTGCAATCGGACGCCCGCGCCAGCCTGCAGGAGATCGGCAACGCCGTGGGCTTGAGCCCTTCGCCCTGCTGGGGCCGCATCAAGAAGATGGAGGAGGCGGGCGTGATCGAGGGCTACACCGTGCGCATCAATCCCAAGGCGCTCGATCTGAACGACACGGTCCTGGTCCAGGTCACGCTCGACAGCCATTCGGACAACACGCTGGAGAAGTTCGGCGAAACGCTGGCCAGCATCCCCGAGGTCATCGAGGCGCACCTGGTGTCGGGCGACTACGACTACCTGCTGCGCGTGGTGGTCAAGGACACGCGCGATTACGAGCGGCTGCTGCGCGAGAAGCTCTACAAGATCAAGGGCATTCGCCACAGCCGGTCGAGCTTCGTGCTGCGCACGCTCAAGCGGGCCGATCTGCCATTGTTCGCGCAGTGA
- a CDS encoding lipocalin family protein: MARSPAPRHRTHRRPLWPLAVGVAAVGAALAFSASASVRAPRGVVVVEDFNVDRYAGHWYELARIDHRFEKGLVQTSAHYSRGPDGSVQVVNRGFDAARKRWREARGRAVFIGRPDKASLKVSFFGPFYGGYHVVALDEDYRWAMVVGASLDYLWILSRTPTLPRGVRPRLLAQARAMGVDMDRIVWVPQDEDGAVRIAA, from the coding sequence ATGGCCCGTTCCCCCGCCCCACGCCATCGCACCCACCGTCGTCCGCTCTGGCCCCTGGCCGTGGGCGTGGCCGCCGTGGGAGCAGCGCTGGCCTTCTCGGCCAGCGCATCCGTGCGGGCTCCGCGAGGCGTGGTAGTGGTGGAGGATTTCAACGTGGACCGCTATGCCGGCCACTGGTACGAACTGGCCCGAATCGACCACCGTTTCGAAAAAGGCCTCGTCCAGACCAGCGCCCATTACAGCCGTGGCCCCGACGGCTCGGTTCAGGTGGTCAACCGTGGCTTCGACGCCGCCCGCAAGCGCTGGCGCGAAGCCCGGGGCCGCGCGGTGTTCATCGGCCGGCCCGACAAGGCATCGCTCAAGGTGTCGTTCTTCGGCCCGTTCTACGGTGGCTACCACGTGGTGGCGCTGGACGAGGATTACCGCTGGGCCATGGTCGTTGGCGCCAGCCTCGACTACCTGTGGATCCTGTCGCGCACCCCCACCCTGCCCCGCGGCGTGCGGCCCCGCCTGCTGGCCCAGGCACGCGCCATGGGCGTGGACATGGACCGCATCGTCTGGGTGCCGCAGGACGAGGACGGTGCCGTGCGCATCGCGGCCTGA